The proteins below are encoded in one region of Chrysemys picta bellii isolate R12L10 chromosome 4, ASM1138683v2, whole genome shotgun sequence:
- the LOC101937898 gene encoding sperm acrosome membrane-associated protein 3-like: MGKIFRRCELAQVLHQAGMDGFRGYSLADWLCMAFHESRFNTDTVDHEADGSTDNGIFQINSRQWCDDYRSSTQNLCHMHCSDLLTSNINDDIVCAMQIVQQPRGMGAWLAWRKHCEGHELSQWVEGCSVGSR; this comes from the exons ATGGGGAAGATCTTCCGGCGCTGCGAGCTGGCCCAAGTGCTGCACCAGGCAGGGATGGATGGGTTCCGAGGCTACAGCCTGGCTGATT GGCTGTGCATGGCATTCCACGAAAGCCGGTTCAACACGGACACGGTGGACCATGAAGCTGATGGCAGCACTGACAACGGCATCTTCCAGATCAACAGCCGCCAGTGGTGTGACGACTACAGGAGCTCCACCCAGAACCTTTGTCACATGCACTGCAGTG atttgctgaCCAGTAACATCAACGATGACATCGTGTGTGCCATGCAGATTGTGCAACAGCCAAGGGGCATGGGGGCCTG GCTGGCCTGGAGGAAACACTGTGAGGGCCATGAGCTCTCACAGTGGGTGGAAGGATGCAGTGTGGGAAGTAGATGA